From a region of the Rathayibacter sp. VKM Ac-2804 genome:
- a CDS encoding ATP-dependent DNA ligase produces MGKLLYGASGVEIEFDDRTLTHVQIVIANKLRRRESFFFSWRDDPAVGDGRSSIWLDPSVPLYFKYFGGRVPSINRTWIDLLTVSANSSGGLQLVQEPDAAPTPPPKGEQGA; encoded by the coding sequence ATGGGGAAGCTGCTCTACGGCGCCTCGGGCGTCGAGATCGAGTTCGACGACCGCACGCTCACGCACGTCCAGATCGTCATCGCCAACAAGCTGCGCCGCCGCGAGAGCTTCTTCTTCTCCTGGCGCGACGACCCCGCGGTCGGCGACGGCCGCTCCAGCATCTGGCTCGACCCGTCGGTGCCGCTCTACTTCAAGTACTTCGGCGGCCGGGTGCCGTCGATCAACCGGACCTGGATCGATCTGCTGACGGTCTCCGCGAACTCCTCCGGCGGGCTGCAGCTCGTGCAGGAGCCGGACGCCGCTCCCACCCCGCCGCCGAAGGGCGAGCAGGGCGCGTGA
- a CDS encoding NAD(P)/FAD-dependent oxidoreductase → MPKILIVGGGYAGFYTAWKLEKYLRANEAEVTIVDPLPYMAYLPFLPEVAAGSIEPRHAIVSLRRHLKKTAILAAKVTKIDHASKTATITPTVGEPYEFVYDQIVVTAGSVSRTFPIPGVADNAIGLKTIEEATAIRDRILTNFDKAATLPAGPERARLLTVTVVGGGFAGIEVFAELRSFASALLKRYPEIDFEETKFHLVEAMGRIMPEVALETSHWVLKNLDQRGATVHLDTQLKSAEGGVIELSTGESFESDLIIWTAGVMANPSIKNSDLPIEERGRLRVRADLRVGHDDVIVEGAWGAGDVSAVPDLTGGGVGGFCVPNAQHAVRQGKLMATNIIAVLRGEAPKDYFHKNAGAVAGLGIGIGVFQSGKIAIKGFPAWVMHRGYHGLAMPSWERKFRVVWGWWNNLWLGRDIASIEAREYPRGSFETYASRPRPAAPAAVSAPAETPGPAGAPVTVGGEPAKA, encoded by the coding sequence GTGCCCAAAATCCTGATCGTCGGAGGCGGCTACGCCGGCTTCTACACCGCGTGGAAGCTGGAGAAGTACCTCCGCGCCAACGAGGCCGAGGTCACGATCGTCGACCCGCTGCCCTACATGGCCTACCTGCCCTTCCTCCCCGAGGTCGCCGCCGGATCCATCGAGCCGCGTCACGCGATCGTCTCGCTGCGCCGCCACCTGAAGAAGACCGCGATCCTCGCCGCGAAGGTCACCAAGATCGACCACGCGTCCAAGACCGCCACGATCACCCCGACGGTCGGCGAGCCCTACGAGTTCGTCTACGACCAGATCGTCGTCACCGCGGGCTCCGTCTCGCGCACCTTCCCGATCCCCGGCGTCGCCGACAACGCGATCGGCCTCAAGACGATCGAGGAGGCGACCGCCATCCGCGATCGCATCCTCACCAACTTCGACAAGGCCGCGACCCTGCCGGCCGGCCCCGAGCGCGCACGCCTGCTGACGGTCACGGTCGTCGGCGGCGGCTTCGCCGGCATCGAGGTCTTCGCCGAGCTGCGCTCGTTCGCGAGCGCGCTGCTGAAGCGCTACCCCGAGATCGACTTCGAGGAGACGAAGTTCCACCTCGTCGAGGCGATGGGCCGCATCATGCCCGAGGTCGCGCTCGAGACGAGCCACTGGGTCCTCAAGAACCTCGACCAGCGCGGCGCCACCGTGCACCTCGACACGCAGCTCAAGTCCGCCGAGGGCGGCGTCATCGAGCTGTCGACCGGCGAGAGCTTCGAGTCCGACCTGATCATCTGGACCGCCGGCGTCATGGCGAACCCGTCGATCAAGAACTCCGACCTCCCGATCGAGGAGCGCGGCCGACTGCGCGTGCGCGCCGACCTCCGTGTCGGCCACGACGACGTCATCGTCGAGGGCGCCTGGGGCGCCGGCGACGTGTCGGCCGTCCCCGACCTCACCGGCGGCGGCGTCGGCGGCTTCTGCGTGCCGAACGCCCAGCACGCCGTCCGCCAGGGCAAGCTCATGGCGACCAACATCATCGCGGTCCTCCGTGGTGAGGCGCCCAAGGACTACTTCCACAAGAACGCGGGGGCGGTCGCCGGCCTCGGCATCGGCATCGGCGTCTTCCAGTCCGGCAAGATCGCGATCAAGGGCTTCCCGGCCTGGGTCATGCACCGCGGCTACCACGGTCTCGCCATGCCCTCGTGGGAGCGCAAGTTCCGCGTGGTCTGGGGCTGGTGGAACAACCTCTGGCTCGGCCGCGACATCGCCTCGATCGAGGCCCGCGAGTACCCGCGCGGCTCCTTCGAGACCTACGCGTCGCGCCCCCGTCCGGCCGCTCCGGCCGCCGTCTCCGCGCCGGCCGAGACCCCCGGCCCCGCCGGTGCGCCCGTGACCGTCGGCGGCGAGCCCGCCAAGGCCTGA
- a CDS encoding DUF501 domain-containing protein encodes MTTPPFDPPTEHDIAVVSAQLGRPARDVVGISARCVCGNPTVVSTSPRLSDGTPFPTFYYLTHPAATAAISQLEATQVMVEYNELLAEDEALRDAHAAAHRAFLADRESIAVVPEIAGISSGGMPTRVKCLHALAGHALAAGPGVNPIGDLALARASWSPERCECRPLEV; translated from the coding sequence GTGACCACGCCCCCGTTCGACCCGCCCACCGAGCACGACATCGCCGTGGTCTCCGCCCAGCTGGGCCGCCCCGCCCGCGACGTGGTCGGCATCAGCGCGCGCTGCGTCTGCGGCAACCCGACGGTGGTCTCGACCAGTCCGCGGCTCAGCGACGGCACCCCGTTCCCCACCTTCTACTACCTGACCCACCCGGCCGCGACCGCCGCGATCTCGCAGCTCGAGGCCACCCAGGTCATGGTCGAGTACAACGAGCTCCTGGCCGAGGACGAGGCGCTCCGCGACGCCCACGCCGCCGCGCACCGCGCCTTCCTCGCCGACCGCGAGAGCATCGCCGTCGTGCCCGAGATCGCCGGCATCTCCTCCGGCGGCATGCCGACGCGGGTCAAGTGCCTGCACGCCCTCGCCGGTCACGCGCTCGCCGCGGGCCCCGGAGTGAACCCGATCGGCGACCTGGCGCTCGCCCGCGCCTCCTGGTCGCCCGAGCGCTGCGAGTGCCGGCCGCTCGAGGTCTGA
- a CDS encoding septum formation initiator family protein, with translation MGIMILAVVVLAPSVKNFVEQRAEIAELQRSVDAAKTQSQNLDEQRVRWSDPAFVRAQARERLYFVMPGEVSYLVLDDIAVAQQAAQPASNSVQKTPSDWAGSLLSSIAVSGLGDPTTAELTPTP, from the coding sequence ATGGGCATCATGATCCTGGCCGTCGTCGTCCTCGCGCCGAGCGTGAAGAACTTCGTCGAGCAGCGCGCCGAGATCGCCGAGCTGCAGCGCTCGGTCGACGCGGCGAAGACGCAGTCGCAGAACCTCGACGAGCAGCGCGTGCGCTGGTCCGACCCCGCCTTCGTCCGCGCCCAGGCGCGCGAGCGCCTCTACTTCGTGATGCCGGGCGAGGTCAGCTACCTCGTCCTGGACGACATCGCGGTCGCGCAGCAGGCCGCACAGCCGGCGTCGAACTCGGTGCAGAAGACGCCGAGCGACTGGGCGGGCTCGCTGCTGTCCTCGATCGCGGTCTCCGGCCTCGGCGACCCGACGACCGCGGAGCTCACGCCCACTCCCTGA